In one window of Tellurirhabdus rosea DNA:
- a CDS encoding S41 family peptidase: protein MRKRFTIAATVALLAGGLGLASFRQDDRFFEIAKNLDIYATLFKELNLYYVDEINPNRMVKSSIDAMLKGLDPYTNFYAEDEIEDYMTMTTGRYNGIGALVGNRQGRTIVMMVYEGTPAEKSGLRIGDEIIKVDGVDIKTRRDRSGDLSDADKLLRGQTNTAVKLTVKRVGAKDPLDLSVMRDVVKMTNVPYYGMLNDEVGYIDLKDFTATASREVRNAFVELKNKGMKKLVLDVRENPGGLLNMSIDIANIWIPKDAEVVTTKGKVTDWNKTYTALNPPLDLEIPLVVLTNSRSASAAEIVSGVIQDYDRGVLVGQRTYGKGLVQTTRELSFNTKLKITTAKYYIPSGRCIQAIDYSHRNPDGSVGKIPDSLRTAFKTKNGRVVYDGGGVTPDITTEAPTPTPIALSLTNKGLIFDYAVKYRNSHPSIKPAREFRLTDAEYAEFTNWLKDKEYDYTTQVEKDLATLEASAKKEKYFDKIEEQLKALKNKASHSKDADLITFKAELKSLLEQEIAGHYYLQKGLKEASFSSDPEIKAALDLFKDMNKYQTILKGK from the coding sequence ATGCGCAAACGTTTTACCATCGCGGCTACGGTCGCGCTCCTGGCCGGGGGGCTGGGCCTCGCTTCGTTCCGACAGGACGACCGCTTTTTCGAAATCGCGAAAAACCTCGACATCTACGCCACGCTGTTCAAAGAACTGAATCTGTACTACGTTGACGAAATAAATCCCAACCGCATGGTGAAATCGAGCATCGATGCCATGCTGAAGGGCCTTGACCCGTACACCAATTTCTACGCAGAAGACGAAATCGAGGACTACATGACCATGACCACGGGCCGCTACAACGGCATCGGGGCGCTGGTCGGCAACCGGCAGGGCAGAACCATCGTCATGATGGTCTACGAAGGAACGCCCGCCGAAAAGTCCGGGCTGCGGATTGGGGACGAAATCATCAAAGTGGACGGCGTGGACATCAAAACCCGCCGCGACCGCTCGGGCGACCTGTCGGATGCGGATAAACTGCTGCGCGGACAGACCAACACGGCCGTTAAACTGACCGTGAAGCGCGTCGGGGCCAAAGACCCGCTCGACCTGAGCGTGATGCGCGACGTGGTGAAGATGACCAACGTGCCGTACTACGGCATGCTGAACGACGAGGTCGGCTACATCGACCTGAAAGATTTTACGGCCACGGCCTCCCGGGAAGTCCGCAACGCGTTTGTGGAGTTGAAGAACAAAGGCATGAAAAAGCTGGTGCTCGACGTGCGCGAGAACCCCGGCGGTCTGCTGAATATGTCCATCGATATTGCCAATATCTGGATTCCGAAGGACGCGGAGGTCGTGACGACCAAAGGCAAAGTGACCGACTGGAACAAGACCTACACGGCCCTGAACCCGCCGCTCGACCTGGAAATACCGCTGGTGGTGCTGACCAACAGCCGAAGCGCTTCGGCGGCCGAGATTGTCTCGGGGGTAATTCAGGATTACGACCGGGGCGTACTGGTCGGCCAGCGGACCTACGGCAAAGGGCTGGTGCAGACCACCCGCGAATTGTCGTTCAATACGAAGCTGAAAATTACGACGGCCAAGTATTACATCCCGAGCGGCCGCTGCATCCAGGCCATCGACTACAGCCACCGCAACCCGGACGGCAGCGTGGGCAAGATTCCGGATTCGCTCCGGACGGCGTTTAAAACCAAAAACGGCCGCGTGGTGTACGATGGCGGCGGCGTCACGCCGGACATTACGACCGAGGCTCCGACCCCGACGCCGATTGCCCTCAGCCTGACCAACAAGGGCCTGATCTTCGATTATGCCGTGAAATACCGGAATTCGCACCCGAGCATCAAGCCCGCCCGCGAGTTCCGCCTGACGGATGCCGAATACGCGGAGTTTACGAACTGGCTGAAAGACAAGGAGTACGATTATACAACGCAGGTGGAAAAAGACCTCGCTACCCTTGAAGCCTCGGCCAAGAAGGAAAAGTATTTCGACAAAATTGAAGAACAGCTGAAGGCGCTCAAAAACAAAGCGTCGCACAGCAAGGACGCCGACCTGATTACCTTCAAAGCAGAGTTGAAATCGCTGCTGGAACAGGAAATTGCCGGGCATTATTATTTGCAGAAGGGCCTGAAAGAAGCGTCTTTCTCCTCGGATCCGGAAATCAAAGCCGCCCTGGACCTGTTCAAGGACATGAACAAGTACCAGACTATTTTGAAAGGAAAATAA
- the tsaB gene encoding tRNA (adenosine(37)-N6)-threonylcarbamoyltransferase complex dimerization subunit type 1 TsaB yields MLILSIDTSTTVCSVALHKDGQVLACYELFAEKSSSGMLTTLIQNGVQHTGHELAQLDAVAVAKGPGSYTGLRIGVSTAKGLCYALDKPMIAVNTLEAMARQISGQWRVVGGHSTHQSINPSTHPTLFCPMLDARRMEVYAAVYDADGREVMPTTAVIVDEHSFAEVLAEQPVLFFGNGAAKCEPVLGQHPNARFLNALVQPSARTVGELAARAYAEGRFEDVAAFEPFYLKDFMGTKPKKAVV; encoded by the coding sequence ATGCTGATTCTCTCCATTGATACTTCCACCACCGTTTGCTCCGTCGCTTTGCACAAAGATGGGCAGGTGCTGGCCTGTTACGAATTGTTTGCCGAAAAGTCTTCTTCGGGCATGCTCACAACCCTGATTCAGAACGGGGTGCAGCATACGGGGCACGAACTGGCCCAACTGGATGCCGTGGCGGTTGCCAAAGGCCCCGGTTCCTACACGGGTCTGCGCATCGGTGTTTCGACGGCGAAAGGCTTGTGTTATGCGCTCGACAAACCGATGATTGCCGTCAATACGCTGGAGGCAATGGCAAGGCAGATTAGTGGACAGTGGAGAGTGGTCGGCGGTCATTCAACCCATCAATCCATCAACCCATCAACCCATCCGACCCTGTTCTGCCCCATGCTCGACGCCCGGCGGATGGAAGTCTACGCGGCGGTGTACGACGCAGACGGGCGGGAGGTCATGCCTACCACGGCGGTGATTGTGGACGAACACTCCTTTGCGGAGGTTCTGGCCGAACAGCCGGTGCTGTTTTTTGGCAACGGAGCTGCCAAGTGCGAGCCGGTACTCGGGCAGCATCCGAACGCCCGGTTCCTGAACGCCCTTGTTCAGCCGTCTGCCCGGACGGTTGGGGAACTGGCCGCACGGGCGTACGCGGAAGGCCGGTTTGAAGACGTGGCCGCGTTTGAGCCGTTCTATCTGAAAGACTTTATGGGAACCAAGCCGAAGAAAGCGGTTGTTTAA
- a CDS encoding DUF2480 family protein produces METEIVNRVAKSGLVSLDLEDYYHPGERIVYDLKDNLFMGMILKEKDFRDFLKDHDWSQYAGKNVAVTCSEDAIVPTWAYMLLTLHLAPHANAVVFGSLQDLEEKLYFDAITTIHAEDFRDAKVVVKGCSKVPVPTAAYVEITRKLQPVVASLMFGEPCSTVPLFKRRK; encoded by the coding sequence ATGGAAACCGAAATCGTTAACCGCGTCGCCAAAAGCGGCCTTGTCAGCCTGGACCTGGAAGACTACTACCATCCCGGCGAACGGATCGTCTATGACCTGAAAGACAATCTGTTCATGGGCATGATTCTGAAGGAGAAAGACTTCCGCGACTTTCTGAAAGACCACGACTGGTCGCAGTACGCCGGAAAGAACGTAGCCGTCACCTGTTCGGAAGATGCCATCGTTCCCACCTGGGCGTACATGCTGCTGACGCTGCACCTCGCGCCGCATGCCAACGCCGTCGTGTTCGGCTCCCTACAGGATTTGGAGGAAAAGCTGTATTTCGACGCCATTACAACCATCCATGCGGAAGACTTTCGGGACGCCAAAGTGGTCGTGAAGGGGTGCAGCAAGGTGCCCGTCCCGACGGCGGCCTACGTGGAAATCACCCGGAAGCTTCAGCCGGTGGTGGCCAGCCTGATGTTTGGCGAACCGTGCAGCACGGTGCCCCTCTTCAAGCGGAGAAAATGA
- a CDS encoding ribonuclease HII codes for MLLSCYNKDAVEAGLDEVGRGCLAGPVVAAAVILPGDYRHEFLTDSKQLTRARREQLREDIRRDAVAWAVAEVSAEEIDKISILKASFLAMHRAVEQLTVRPEHLLVDGNRFVPYPMISHTCIIKGDAKFLSIAAASVLAKCYRDELMEKLSEEFPQYGWAQNVGYPTPAHRAGLREHGPTKWHRLSFRLV; via the coding sequence ATGCTTCTATCCTGTTACAACAAAGATGCCGTTGAGGCGGGCCTGGATGAGGTCGGACGGGGCTGTCTGGCGGGGCCGGTGGTGGCCGCGGCGGTGATTCTGCCCGGCGATTACCGGCACGAATTTCTAACCGATTCCAAGCAGTTGACCCGCGCCCGCCGCGAACAGCTCCGCGAAGACATCCGGCGCGATGCCGTGGCCTGGGCCGTGGCCGAGGTTTCGGCCGAAGAAATCGACAAGATCAGTATTCTGAAGGCAAGCTTCCTGGCCATGCACCGGGCCGTCGAACAGCTCACCGTCCGGCCCGAACACCTGCTCGTGGACGGCAACCGCTTTGTGCCCTACCCGATGATTTCGCACACCTGCATCATCAAGGGCGACGCCAAGTTTCTGTCTATCGCCGCGGCGTCGGTGCTGGCGAAATGCTACCGGGATGAGTTGATGGAGAAGCTGAGCGAAGAATTTCCGCAGTACGGCTGGGCGCAGAACGTCGGCTATCCCACGCCCGCCCACCGGGCAGGTCTACGCGAACACGGCCCGACGAAATGGCACCGGTTGAGTTTTCGGCTGGTGTAA
- a CDS encoding VWA domain-containing protein — MNWLSWKWFTIAQFRQFSWEAPYWLYGIPGLLLLFGLRALLNTRSRQRLGVALNRTELRSSPLVMLRHLPAACLFLAMSLILVALARPQIIRQQTEKISEGIDVVLAMDISASMLEKDLRPNRLEAAKRVARAFVRNRPNDRIGLVIFAGEAFSLCPLTTDHDLLNSYLNELDDSMIKTSGTAIGSALAVCINRMRESGSKSKVAILLSDGDNTAGNLDPVTVAKLAKAFNIRIYTIAVGQPPRPAALGQSVVTVDEGILTTIAGIGGGTFFRATDAARLRSVFSEIDRLEKAPVKTKSYKEVQDYYRVYLYWAIPFLLLVLLLKSTIFGNILED, encoded by the coding sequence ATGAATTGGCTCTCCTGGAAATGGTTTACCATTGCGCAGTTCCGGCAGTTTAGCTGGGAGGCGCCTTACTGGCTTTACGGCATTCCGGGCCTGCTGCTGCTCTTTGGCTTGCGGGCGCTGCTGAACACCCGGTCGCGGCAGCGGCTGGGCGTGGCCCTCAACCGGACCGAACTGCGGTCGTCGCCGCTGGTGATGCTGCGGCACCTGCCCGCCGCCTGCCTCTTTCTGGCCATGAGCCTGATTCTGGTCGCGCTGGCCCGCCCGCAGATCATTCGCCAGCAGACCGAGAAAATTTCCGAAGGTATTGATGTGGTGCTGGCGATGGATATTTCGGCTTCCATGCTGGAGAAAGACCTGCGACCCAACCGGCTTGAAGCGGCCAAACGGGTGGCCCGGGCGTTTGTCCGCAATCGGCCCAACGACCGGATCGGGCTGGTCATTTTTGCCGGAGAGGCTTTTTCGCTCTGTCCGCTGACCACCGACCACGACCTGCTCAACAGCTACCTCAACGAGCTGGATGACAGCATGATCAAAACGTCGGGAACAGCCATTGGCAGCGCCCTGGCGGTCTGCATTAACCGGATGCGCGAATCAGGTTCCAAAAGCAAGGTGGCTATTCTGCTCAGCGATGGCGACAATACGGCCGGGAACCTCGACCCCGTCACGGTAGCCAAACTCGCCAAGGCGTTCAACATCCGGATTTACACCATCGCCGTGGGCCAGCCACCCCGGCCGGCCGCGTTGGGGCAGTCGGTCGTTACGGTGGACGAAGGCATCCTGACAACCATTGCCGGCATTGGCGGCGGCACATTTTTCCGGGCGACCGACGCCGCCCGGCTGCGGTCCGTCTTCTCCGAAATTGACCGGCTGGAAAAAGCCCCGGTCAAAACAAAAAGCTACAAGGAAGTGCAGGACTACTACCGGGTCTACCTCTACTGGGCAATCCCCTTCCTGCTGCTGGTGCTGCTGCTGAAGAGTACGATTTTTGGAAATATTCTGGAAGACTGA